In Aedes albopictus strain Foshan chromosome 3, AalbF5, whole genome shotgun sequence, the genomic window CCTCATCGTTGGCTTTGTACGGTAGAACTGGAAGATTTAAATGAGTTTAAGTACAAATAACATAAACATACTTCGAAccattttttttcacagttttacagtttttttcccAGAGAAATCTTACCTGTTTCAGATTTTCGGCTGGTATCTGCTATGTCATCCTGAGCTGGATCAAAATCGGGTAATTGCTCGTATCCCTCAAACATCGTTCTTGTGTTGCTCGGAGCAGTTTCGTCTAAATAGATGAAAGATTTAAATCGTTGTccatttgtatttgtatagtaCCTTACCTCTTCTAGGCTGTAGACTGTCATCATCGATAACATTGGAGTTTTGCGAACTCCCAAGCGTCTCTTGATCTTGTTCAATTGGGTCTGCTAATACTTTCTTCGCGTCACCTACATTCCTCGTGTATATAACTCCTCTATTGCTCTGGACAACTATTTTAGCCCCTTCTCTGGCCACTATTGTAAATTTTTCGGGGTTGAAGCTTGGGTCCGACTTATTTCGCTTGATCTGTGACAAAACTACTTTGTCGCCAACAGTTAGATCGGAATCTCTGGCTTTCCTTTTGAGATCAGCGTTTTTCTTGCTCTGAAGCTTGGAAAATGCGTCCTTTTCTTTGATATCTTCTCGATCCAGTTCATCGGCGAAGTCTGTTTTCCACAATCCCGGGAAGGTTCCCCTGAATTTCCAACCCACTAGCAACTCAAACGGAGTAACACCCAGTCGAGTGAGTGGGCGAACCTTATTGTGGACGTGAACATATTTGTTTAACGCCAATTTCCAGTTGATGCCATCCAACTTAGATGCTGCTAGAGCTCTCTTTATTCCTTCGTTCTGCCTTTCGACGGCTCCGTTTGATTGTGGGCTCAGGGGTAGGGACTTACGAATTTTTATCCCCTTGTTTTCCCAAGTCCGCACAAACTTGTCGCTTTGGAATGGAGGGCCATTGTCGCTTTGCATTACTAATGGGTACCCCCATTCAGCAAAAACCTCATTCAGGGCTTTAATAGTCGTATCCGCATCTATTTTCTTCATCTCTATGACACTCAAGTAACGCGAGTACGTGTCTACAATAACCAGGAACTCGCCAAACCCAAATTCCTTGTCAGTGAAGAAATCGATTTGCAATATCTCCCAGGGACCCCGAGGGAGCTCTCGGTTGGTTAAAGGAATGGGTGGATTCTTTCTCGACAGTAGAAGGCATGTCTCACAGTGCTTGATGAAGAATTCCACTTCCGACGTCATTCCTGGCCACCAGAAATGTTCTCGAAGGATTCTTTTGGTAGAACCGATTCCCAAATGACCCTGATGAGCCGATTGAATAGCCTTTTGCCTCAACGAATTTGGCAGGACAATCTTGTCGTTTTTGAAGACTGAGCTCCCACAAATACTCAATTCTTTCGATTGGGATTCGTATCTGCGCAAGCCAGCTTCCCAGCAGCCAGTCTCAATTGATGTtctcacatttttcaattcagaATCTCTCTCCGATTGTTCCTCAATCTCATCCCACGAGATTTCCATAGCACCGGCATCAATAAAGTAGAGTAAATGGTTGTCATCTGCCTCCTCATCAAATGAACCTTCAGGCTGAGTCTGTTTGACCAGCCTAGACAAAGCATCTGCTACATTTAGTTCTCCCGGGATCCTCTTGACGCTGAAGTTATATGGCTGCAGACGTAATGCCCATGATTCTGCCCTTGTAACCGCCCGTTTTCCAATCCGATGTAGGCCTCCAAAGATAAACTCGTTGGATTCAGCATCCGTTCTTATCGTAAAAGATATACTCATGAGATACGTTGAAAACCTTTCAACTGCCCAGACCATGGCCAAAGCCTCTTTTTGCGTCTGTGGGTATTTTTGTTCTGTAGCAGATAGGGCTTTAGATGCACAGGTAATCACTCTTGGTTTGGAGTCACTGTCGAATTGGACCAGCACTGCGCCCAGGCCGTATGGAGATGCATCCACAAATAATTCCGTGCGGTCTTCTCTATTGAAATATCCGAGAGTTGTAATAGTTTTCCACGCAGAATGCTTCAAGAACTCGAACTCATCGTTCAACTCTTGATTCCAGTAATATCTGTCAGCCTTTGCCAATGCGCGGAGTCTAATGGTTTTGTCCGCTCTGTTCGGAATaaatttttccacaaaattcaCCAATCCCAGAAAGCTTTTCACCTCAGCTATCGATTCCGGATGTCTAAAGTTCTTTAGGGCTGCGATTTTTTCATCTTCAATCTTCCAGCCTTGGTCAGATACGACGAACCCAAGAAAATCAACAGTTTGCTTCCCAAAGGCGCACTTTGACTCATTTATTTTGACGTTGTGGTTCGCTAAGCACTTCATTACTTGAGCTAAATTTTCATCATGTTCTTTTTTCGTATTGCCAAAAACCATTATGTCGTCCAAATAATTCACCTGTCCCTCGCATCCAGCCAGTACCACCGTTTGCAACACTTCTTGAAATATATCTGGGGCGTTCGTCAATCCAAACGGTAGCCTGCGGTAACGATAAAGTCCATCTCCCGCGAAAAAATTTGTTAAATGGCGGGATCCTTCGTCCAATTCGATATGGAAAAATGCGTTCTGTAAATCTATGGTGGAAAACCACTTCGCACCATGGAGCTCCATCAGTATAGACTCTAACGTAGGCATTTTAAAAGGCGTTCGATAAATGCATCTATTGGGTCCTCGTAAGTCAATGACAATCCGAATGTCGTCCTTCCCTTTTGGTACCACCAAAAGCGAGGAGCAGAACGAACGATCCATATCCATGGTGACTTCCTCGATAATACCGTTCGTTAGAAGGTATTTAAGCTTCTGCTTTGTGAGCTCTTTGAATGCCGATGGAATGTGCGTGTATACATTCCTTGCCGGAGGCATAGCAGTGTTGTACCTCAATGTCACCGGAGGAAtattaaattttggaaaatcttctgcAATCGATACAGCTTGAGCGCAATACCCCTCAGACTGAAATGTCTGCCTTTGGTTCCGGTGTACTGGCACGTTCAGACCAATATCGAGGACGGAGTATCTTATAGCTGTGTTGAAGCCCAAGAGCGCTCTCACTTCATCAACGACATAAAACTTTTCCACAGATACCGGTCTATCGTCCGAGACGAACAATTCTGCAGAGAAATTGGCAACAACTTCAATCTGATCTTTCATTCCATAAGCTTTCAAGGGTTTGTCCGAGGTGGATTGTAGGCTGAAGATTTGAGAAGACGCCTTCTGATCTGCCAAGATCTTGTTAAATGACGCCTTGGTTATGGTGTTGACTTGGGCACCTGAATCTATCAGGAAGTCAATGTCGATTCCTGCAACTTTTGCCTTGATCAAGGCATCTTTCTCGGTAGGaactacatattgagataggGATTGGACTCTATTCACCTCCCGGGTTTCATGTTCAGTGACATGAGAGACATGATCCGAAGTTTGCTGAAAATAGTAATACGCAAAGTTACCGAAACGCAAGTTTACATAACGAATTCAAGTTTTATTAAAATCCAACATTTCAAATtaacattttggaaaaaaaaacatttttttactcAAGACTGTCATTGCTTTCGTTTACCTTCGGGTCCAAATCGGGTTCCTCTTTAGCACACTCGATAGCGGCGACCTTTCTCTCCACAACCGCCTCCTCGTCCTCCGCACGACGCTTCAAGGGCCTTCTCTGGTCATATGACGAACTCTGCTGATTAGATGGACAAACGCGAGCAATATGTCCAAATTTTCTGCAAACTCGGCACTCTTTCCTGATAGCGAAACACTCGGACGCTTGGTGGTAAACGCTTCCGCATCTCCAACAATTTGAGGTTGATGCGGGGCGGTGGTTTTCCCTCGAAAATCCTCTTCCTCCTCTCCCATTTCCTCGAATTGCATATGGAAATCCTCGTCCTCGCCCATATGATCCGAATGCTGCACGTTGGCCGTAAAACTCTTGGTCTCCGTGTGAAACCGCCGCTACCATGGGCACTTCCCTGCGTCTCTGAGCCCTTTGATATTCTTCCTCGTTGGCTTTCTCAATCTCTCGATCTCGTATCAGGTCTATGAGGTCTTTCATAGAACCTTGTTTCATCCAGTTCCGGTTAGCCAGCACTCGCACTCTTGGATCATTTGCTCGTTGTGTGATCACTCTCACTACAGCTTCCATTTCTTCGTCTGGTCCATAGCTGCATAATTTGGCCGCCGTGAACACTCGTCGGACAAACGCAACGCTATCTTCCGAAGAACCTTGGGTCAGCATCATCAGTTTTCCCCGCTGGGATAATGTGTACGCTCTGGATCCGTAGTATGCGTCGAGTCGCGCCAATGCGTTAGAGAATGGCGCAGTTATCTCATCGGGCATTGCCGGTGTAGATGACGTTGTGTGCAGAATTTCTCGAAGCTTAGGCCCTGATTTGATTCTGAAGACGCTGTACTTCATGTGTTCATCCGTTGCGTTGGCAAGCTGCAGCGATGCCACAAGGATGTCTTTCCAATACTCGAAAGCTTGCTTATCGATCTCGGTTTCGCCTTCAGATGGTACGCATTCCGGGATATTGAGAGAGCTTAGCGACCAATTGTTCATTGTAGAGAGCAGTAATCCTTCCGGTCGAGCAGCAACTAGTCGATCGCTTCCGAAGCCTGACGAAAGATTGGCCACTTGCTCACGAAGTACGTTGTTCTTGTCTAGAGCTTCTTTCAACTCCTTCAAAATCGTCTTCTTCGAGGGCGTTCTGTAACAAAGCAAAATGTGTTGATTAGCCCTTGTTTTTACGCGCTCCGTCTTTCCACCGGAGGCCACATATTCATCGAAATTCGTCTATTTCCACCGAATTTCCTGTATCAAATAAAGCTCCGCCTTTATCCATCGGAGCTcaaaaaaagttttaattttctTTAAACTCACTTTAAGGGAGCCAGAGGTCCGTTGTATGTTGCGCCACTGTCGCGACCGCCGTCCGATGACTCCATCTTGCCGTGGATTGACCCAGTAGGTTTCTGAGGGGGCACGGGCACCGAGCGCTGCTGACTGGGTAGGGCGAGTCACAGTTCGCCAAGTGGGAAGCGATGTGACGCTCTTCGCGTTCTCTGATTCAATGGCCACTGCTGCGGTGCCTGTGGTCCCACATATACCTAATTAGAATTTTATTGCACCGCTTGTTCCGTGTACAAAGGCAAATGAACGAATAccatttgtgttttttttctttctgttagTTATTAAATAGAGATGGAATAGTTTTCTATGCGATTTATTTGATGTTAATGTCTTCCTCTACAATCATTACTATAAATACCTACGCCAATTTTATTCAGCTCTACTACCTCTAGAATGATTTTACAGACAAAAGCTTCAAGTGCGTGAAATATATGGTACCGTTGTAATTAGAACATCCAACTACAACCCATTAAAGCTTACCACCAACTTGGAAACAGCTTGCACTCAACGAGCCCCCTGCTGAGTTGAGTGCATTTAATTACTCCACCCATCAACCTCGTTCGCTCCCACAGAAACAGCCAGAGAACGTTCAACCCGAGTATCGTACCGACCGATGCGATGATGGTGCGATGCGGGGAAGAAACCTTTTTCCGAATAATGAGGTCATTCCTGACAACCGATAAAACGAGGACGCAGATGAAATATGTCCGTGTCAGCTCACAGTACGTCATCATCCAGAAGAAGCAATGAATTAAACGTCTTGTTTTTCTGTTTCACCTCTTAACCTTGCACCCGAATGAACAAATGTGAAGCAAGGTTGACTGTAACCAATGCTGAATCCAATCCCAAAGAATGATATTCCTACCCCTTCTGAAAACAAAGCAAAGCGATGTGCATACACGTTTTACATTACTCGGGGGAATTCAAAATGATTAAGATCGGCTTTTTGAGAGCACAGCATTCAAACGATACTCGACCGACCAAGTTTTGGTTACTCTAGTACGAAGAGGCAAGAGCAATAAAGATGAATCGTCGACGTCCACTTCGTCACACGGGGAAGGTTACGGCAAGACAAGGGGTTTCTCTCTACACGAGTTGGAGTTCGAATTGCGTTGTTCCTTGTGTGACCGTAAATGTTGTTTATGAGATCGGAAACCAAACCACGCTCTGATTCTGAGGTGCGGGTTTGAGCTGGTTCTAAAAATTTGGATCACGATGAGAACGTACCCGCTAATGAACGTTCTAATGATACTCTAAACATGGAACAGAGGGATGGATGGTTTGCTGTATGGGAACAGGTGGCCAGTGGGTCAGTTGTGAACGATATTCAAAAAAACCGTGGGAAAACTTCGCCAGAAAAAATGATTCTAGGTTTGTTCTTAGAGAGAAGTGCTTACCCATATTGGTCATATATACACCTAGCCTAGGAGTCCTAGGTGTTTTACATTTAGTTTCTTTTGAGTTTTCGCAACATTTTTTCAAAGAGTTCCACCGTAAAGTTCCGCTGGAAATTCCTGCGCCGTGAACCCCCCTAGTAATTTCACCGGAAATACATTTAGGATTTTTATAGGAACTCTCTCCACGAGTTCTCGAAAATCCCTGTAAGTTTTTCGCTTGGAATG contains:
- the LOC115256875 gene encoding uncharacterized protein K02A2.6-like, yielding MKDQIEVVANFSAELFVSDDRPVSVEKFYVVDEVRALLGFNTAIRYSVLDIGLNVPVHRNQRQTFQSEGYCAQAVSIAEDFPKFNIPPVTLRYNTAMPPARNVYTHIPSAFKELTKQKLKYLLTNGIIEEVTMDMDRSFCSSLLVVPKGKDDIRIVIDLRGPNRCIYRTPFKMPTLESILMELHGAKWFSTIDLQNAFFHIELDEGSRHLTNFFAGDGLYRYRRLPFGLTNAPDIFQEVLQTVVLAGCEGQVNYLDDIMVFGNTKKEHDENLAQVMKCLANHNVKINESKCAFGKQTVDFLGFVVSDQGWKIEDEKIAALKNFRHPESIAEVKSFLGLVNFVEKFIPNRADKTIRLRALAKADRYYWNQELNDEFEFLKHSAWKTITTLGYFNREDRTELFVDASPYGLGAVLVQFDSDSKPRVITCASKALSATEQKYPQTQKEALAMVWAVERFSTYLMSISFTIRTDAESNEFIFGGLHRIGKRAVTRAESWALRLQPYNFSVKRIPGELNVADALSRLVKQTQPEGSFDEEADDNHLLYFIDAGAMEISWDEIEEQSERDSELKNVRTSIETGCWEAGLRRYESQSKELSICGSSVFKNDKIVLPNSLRQKAIQSAHQGHLGIGSTKRILREHFWWPGMTSEVEFFIKHCETCLLLSRKNPPIPLTNRELPRGPWEILQIDFFTDKEFGFGEFLVIVDTYSRYLSVIEMKKIDADTTIKALNEVFAEWGYPLVMQSDNGPPFQSDKFVRTWENKGIKIRKSLPLSPQSNGAVERQNEGIKRALAASKLDGINWKLALNKYVHVHNKVRPLTRLGVTPFELLVGWKFRGTFPGLWKTDFADELDREDIKEKDAFSKLQSKKNADLKRKARDSDLTVGDKVVLSQIKRNKSDPSFNPEKFTIVAREGAKIVVQSNRGVIYTRNVGDAKKVLADPIEQDQETLGSSQNSNVIDDDSLQPRRDETAPSNTRTMFEGYEQLPDFDPAQDDIADTSRKSETVLPYKANDEEKDHETSAPLRPRRDRRMPNRLKDMILYNIYD